One Pirellulaceae bacterium genomic region harbors:
- a CDS encoding FIST N-terminal domain-containing protein: MTDDSTTDFAVGLSTLAGLGEAVDEVCAKIQEKKTTPPDLTVVFVTHHHAGAWDQLAKWIQDRLSSQCLLGCSGESIVGTGLEVEDSPGLVVWCAWLPNAHLTPFRIRFENTSEGGAIVGWPDALASDWPDQAVVLMLAEPFSFPADYLLERINEDRAGVAVLGGIASGAASPGGNRLFFGGEYVSDGAVGVVFDKSVSVASVVSQGCRPIGDPMVITKAERNVIHELGGSSALDQLQGLFNRLPTHEQLLLQNGLHIGRVVTEYQDRFEPGDFLIRNVLALDRETGSMTVADFVRAGQTIQFHVRDELTAHQDLEILLKRKYKSFPPQAALLFTCNGRGSRMFSDPNHDAQTIANELGGIPLAGFFAQGEMGPVAGKTYLHGFTASLALFR; this comes from the coding sequence ATGACGGATGATTCTACAACGGATTTTGCCGTGGGCCTTTCGACCCTCGCGGGACTTGGCGAGGCGGTTGACGAGGTTTGCGCGAAGATTCAGGAAAAAAAAACGACGCCTCCCGATCTGACGGTCGTCTTCGTGACGCATCATCATGCAGGAGCTTGGGATCAGTTGGCCAAATGGATTCAGGATCGGTTGAGTAGTCAATGTTTGCTCGGCTGCTCGGGTGAGTCAATCGTTGGTACCGGTCTTGAAGTGGAGGATTCCCCAGGGCTCGTCGTTTGGTGTGCTTGGCTTCCTAACGCACACCTGACCCCGTTTCGGATTCGATTTGAAAACACTTCCGAAGGTGGTGCGATCGTTGGCTGGCCTGATGCGTTGGCGAGTGACTGGCCGGATCAAGCGGTTGTGTTGATGTTGGCCGAACCATTTTCGTTTCCTGCGGACTATTTACTTGAGCGAATCAATGAGGATCGCGCTGGCGTGGCGGTGCTCGGCGGGATCGCAAGTGGTGCGGCCTCACCAGGTGGGAATCGTTTGTTTTTTGGTGGTGAGTATGTGTCCGATGGTGCGGTTGGCGTCGTTTTTGACAAATCAGTCTCCGTTGCCAGTGTGGTGTCCCAAGGATGTCGACCGATCGGCGATCCAATGGTGATTACCAAAGCGGAAAGAAATGTGATTCATGAACTTGGTGGGAGTTCTGCGTTGGATCAGCTCCAGGGGCTTTTCAATCGTCTGCCGACCCATGAACAACTGCTGCTGCAAAACGGCCTTCATATTGGTCGAGTGGTTACGGAGTATCAGGATCGATTTGAACCCGGCGATTTCCTGATTCGAAATGTTTTGGCCCTCGATCGAGAAACGGGTTCTATGACGGTTGCCGATTTTGTGCGAGCTGGTCAGACCATCCAATTTCACGTTCGCGACGAGTTAACTGCTCATCAGGATCTGGAAATTTTGCTGAAACGGAAATACAAATCGTTTCCTCCACAGGCGGCGCTATTGTTTACCTGTAATGGTCGGGGCAGTCGGATGTTTTCTGATCCGAACCATGATGCACAAACGATTGCCAACGAATTGGGGGGAATTCCGTTAGCCGGCTTTTTCGCTCAAGGGGAAATGGGTCCGGTGGCCGGTAAAACGTACCTCCATGGGTTTACTGCCAGTCTGGCTTTGTTTCGATGA